In Paenibacillus hexagrammi, the following are encoded in one genomic region:
- a CDS encoding four-carbon acid sugar kinase family protein, with amino-acid sequence MQKHPVTPMNEADLRVHLAEQTSCSIGLMNVLDLEQKHAQLTQRLNERLADEPDIMLFDVVTEEHLTAIGRLLAEESREAPLFAVGSSGVEYALVSHWRQNGMLPTESLQRQAEPTDRLLVVSGSCSPVTGVQIEWALKHGYAGIRVPSSLLLGNETEASQTKLLEEAERFLREGKSVILYTALGPADESIAQTRDYLRSKGLDSVASGELLGARLGQMARELVLSTGLQRIVCAGGDTSGFAVKQMDLFALEIMAGIVPGGPLCRAYSNDAKLDGLEIVLKGGQVGPPDFFERVRKGRSEGQLDTPSMDGKQGFYEQ; translated from the coding sequence ATGCAGAAGCATCCGGTGACGCCGATGAATGAAGCGGATCTTCGGGTTCATTTGGCTGAACAGACTTCTTGTTCAATAGGTCTTATGAATGTCTTAGACTTGGAGCAAAAACATGCACAATTGACTCAGCGCTTGAATGAAAGGCTTGCTGATGAGCCGGATATCATGCTGTTTGATGTAGTAACGGAAGAGCACCTTACCGCAATTGGAAGGCTGCTTGCCGAAGAAAGCAGGGAGGCTCCGTTGTTCGCTGTAGGCTCATCAGGTGTGGAGTACGCTCTCGTTTCCCATTGGAGGCAGAACGGAATGCTGCCCACTGAGTCCTTGCAACGGCAAGCAGAGCCGACAGACCGGTTGCTCGTTGTGTCCGGCAGTTGTTCACCTGTGACAGGGGTCCAAATTGAATGGGCCCTAAAGCATGGGTATGCAGGTATCCGCGTGCCTTCATCACTGTTACTGGGAAACGAAACGGAAGCATCCCAAACAAAGCTTCTGGAAGAGGCCGAGCGATTCCTGCGCGAGGGGAAGAGCGTCATCCTCTATACGGCTCTGGGTCCGGCTGACGAGTCCATTGCACAGACACGGGACTACCTGCGTTCAAAAGGATTAGACTCGGTTGCAAGCGGAGAACTGCTCGGAGCTAGGTTGGGTCAAATGGCACGCGAGTTGGTGCTTTCTACAGGTCTACAAAGAATTGTATGTGCCGGAGGAGATACGTCGGGTTTTGCTGTGAAACAGATGGATCTGTTCGCCCTGGAAATAATGGCTGGTATTGTTCCAGGTGGGCCGTTATGCCGCGCTTATTCCAACGATGCAAAACTGGACGGACTTGAAATTGTACTAAAAGGCGGTCAAGTTGGCCCGCCGGATTTTTTTGAACGCGTACGAAAGGGCCGATCGGAAGGGCAGCTGGATACGCCCTCTATGGACGGAAAGCAGGGGTTCTATGAACAATGA
- a CDS encoding pectinesterase family protein, which yields MKKALHIGVCLLLMLQVMLVSGTAAVHAAESMISSQRQAVSYAQAVGAPAVPTDVSGIANDGSVELTWSAAAGAIQYSVMRSTVSGGPYTTIESGLTTTSFIDTAIVNGTTYYYVISASNTSGESTASEEVALNPAMVITVAQNGTGDFSSIKSALESIPSNNTSRKIIYIKAGSYNEKLSVTVPYVSFIGEGRDKTTIFYNDNETTPANSSGTATLSVLDTATLTVGGTKDRSDGTRASADHFYAANLSIENRSDVSKGRALAARVISDQVVFENVRFVGYQDTLYAGVNYFDKTGRQYYRNCEIKGSVDFIYGPSPAAVFDQCDIVSINGESRSGGYITAGATQNPSGDKPGFVFLNSRLLKDSTTRGKHYLGRPWQDQPTVHYINTWMDDHIHQDGWSPMTDNLTYHYSEYNSTGPGASPSTRKLGTDTDPSHFAMAADQASTFTIPHIFDGWDPSIRIIYPKVLQSVVPIVDPALPDGISGSYTKPVLVYMEVNNDVPASKQVQYRVNHGAWTDYTEAFTVGDEGTNTVEYRYVDPLGTPSTSKNSIIKINYTEAKRTPAFPGAEGGGMYASGGRGGAVYVVSNLLDYADGAAPIPGSFRDAVSQPNRTIIFSVSGTINLVQPITIGQPNLTIAGQTAPGDGIALSGYAVKIGNGSSSSGGNMVVRYIRFRGGINQLDDTFNITGDNVIVDHISGSWSTDELFSSENNKNFTLQWSFITDSLNHSIHTKGPHGYGGIWGGSNATFAHNLITNHINRNPRFARATDIPNYPQKIDFRNNVIYNWAGNTIYGGEMATGINIINNYFKPGPNTYAAFTRIVSPSGGDAGGGAFYVNGNYVAGDPEVTANNVKGIITADTYTLKSTPFVYPDANDTIGGPTTTDTAETAYEKVLLNGGASLPKRDSLDARIVNEVKNGTGRTVNTIENDGGLPELYSLPAPADSDGDGMPDSWELGHGLNPTDSGLDASGNPIPGSQNGSFGDMDGNGYTNLEDYINSLADTPVSLNPTVVIHAPTMHQAYTMSEPIQIRADAAAAASGASIAKVIFYDRDQQLAEVMSAPYEYTWTDAPEGQHYIYAKAVDSNGVMTLSDAVVTYVNGPENVTSWTSEDIGSVHIPGTANLTGNVYKVKGSGEITTNGKSDSFHFVYKPVKGNFEIYANVAFESEYDDDVKAGFMMRESLEPDSKATGVFLSTDPTDDFSVDTSGRKISVINRSETGGTYTEQLRRSASLKAPFWIKMERLGNKVSGYVSKDGLDWTLVASNDVDYGEPVYVGMAVDAAKSTSNIDYLMAASFTDLTFFGSAQFTLDNPVSETVETPAYTLTGSVTDRVKISIANNGVTVADAVYTEAGESYSKPITLSEGVNTIVVSATNEELFGPVASTKTIVVTYSKASVVYTPSVTIPAVVHSPAYSIMGSISRDANVTVKVNGTVVLDHSKKEKNVSFTVPISFKEGLNEIEISSIDDYQVSGSQTYQVNYVKNWGEQLFTITNLTLADRSGNAVSGLISSTDAAVNLSVHNNSEVHQNGVLVIGLFDQSNHMVRYSMVSGTFAAGEDKQMKAFMKAPDIVLGYKLKAFVWKDTSGQTRISNEVSIP from the coding sequence ATGAAGAAGGCCCTACATATTGGAGTATGCTTGTTGCTTATGCTACAAGTGATGCTGGTTTCTGGCACGGCAGCCGTTCATGCTGCGGAAAGCATGATCTCTAGTCAGAGGCAGGCCGTTTCCTATGCGCAGGCAGTCGGCGCTCCGGCAGTCCCGACGGATGTGTCCGGGATCGCCAACGATGGGAGTGTCGAGCTTACATGGTCTGCTGCCGCCGGTGCAATCCAATACTCGGTTATGAGAAGCACCGTAAGCGGAGGACCCTATACAACGATAGAAAGCGGTCTAACCACAACATCCTTTATAGACACTGCCATTGTAAATGGAACTACCTACTATTATGTTATTTCAGCAAGTAACACAAGCGGAGAAAGTACCGCAAGCGAGGAAGTTGCCCTTAATCCCGCTATGGTCATAACGGTCGCACAAAATGGTACCGGTGACTTCTCCAGTATTAAGTCCGCCCTTGAATCGATCCCCAGCAATAATACGTCCCGGAAGATTATTTACATCAAAGCGGGATCCTACAATGAAAAGCTTTCTGTAACCGTACCTTACGTGTCATTCATTGGCGAAGGCAGAGATAAAACGACCATTTTTTATAACGATAATGAAACTACACCTGCTAATAGCAGCGGGACTGCTACATTATCTGTGTTAGACACGGCAACGCTGACGGTCGGCGGCACCAAGGACCGTTCGGATGGCACAAGAGCATCAGCGGATCATTTCTACGCAGCAAACTTGTCCATTGAGAACAGGTCGGATGTTTCTAAGGGGCGTGCACTAGCTGCTCGTGTTATATCAGATCAGGTTGTCTTTGAAAATGTGCGTTTTGTCGGTTATCAGGATACACTGTATGCCGGTGTTAATTACTTTGATAAGACGGGAAGACAATATTATCGCAACTGCGAAATCAAAGGCTCGGTAGACTTTATCTACGGACCGTCACCTGCGGCCGTATTTGATCAATGTGATATCGTCAGTATCAATGGAGAATCACGATCTGGCGGATATATTACCGCAGGTGCGACACAAAACCCATCAGGGGATAAACCGGGATTTGTGTTTCTGAATTCGCGCTTGTTGAAGGACAGTACCACACGAGGAAAGCACTATTTAGGCCGCCCATGGCAGGACCAGCCGACTGTTCATTATATCAACACGTGGATGGATGACCACATTCATCAAGATGGCTGGAGTCCCATGACGGATAATCTTACCTACCATTACTCCGAGTACAACAGTACTGGGCCGGGAGCCAGTCCGTCTACCCGTAAACTGGGAACTGACACAGACCCGAGTCATTTTGCCATGGCCGCCGATCAGGCCAGCACCTTTACCATTCCTCATATTTTTGACGGCTGGGATCCCAGCATTAGAATCATATATCCGAAGGTGCTTCAATCGGTTGTACCCATCGTAGACCCGGCGCTTCCAGACGGGATTTCCGGCTCTTATACGAAGCCTGTGCTTGTCTATATGGAAGTGAATAACGACGTTCCGGCTTCTAAGCAAGTCCAGTACCGTGTAAATCATGGAGCTTGGACTGACTATACGGAGGCTTTCACGGTTGGCGATGAAGGAACGAATACGGTTGAGTACCGATATGTCGACCCATTAGGAACGCCAAGCACGAGCAAGAATTCGATAATTAAAATTAACTATACTGAAGCAAAGCGCACTCCGGCATTCCCAGGCGCCGAGGGCGGGGGCATGTATGCGTCAGGAGGTCGAGGCGGAGCCGTTTACGTGGTAAGCAATTTATTGGATTACGCTGATGGCGCTGCTCCAATCCCCGGATCGTTCCGTGATGCGGTCAGTCAGCCCAATCGGACCATCATCTTCAGTGTTTCCGGTACAATCAACCTGGTCCAACCCATAACCATTGGACAGCCCAATCTAACGATTGCAGGGCAAACTGCTCCAGGCGATGGCATCGCACTTAGTGGTTATGCTGTTAAAATCGGTAACGGTTCAAGCTCCAGTGGCGGAAACATGGTTGTCAGGTATATTCGGTTCCGAGGCGGCATTAACCAACTGGATGATACTTTCAATATTACGGGCGATAACGTGATCGTCGACCACATTTCTGGTAGTTGGAGTACAGATGAGCTGTTTTCCTCGGAAAACAATAAAAATTTCACTCTGCAATGGAGCTTCATTACGGACAGCTTGAATCACTCGATCCACACAAAGGGTCCGCATGGCTACGGCGGGATCTGGGGAGGATCCAATGCAACTTTTGCGCACAATCTAATTACGAATCATATCAACAGGAATCCGCGTTTTGCGAGGGCGACCGATATACCGAATTACCCTCAGAAGATTGACTTCCGCAACAACGTTATTTATAACTGGGCAGGCAATACGATATACGGCGGGGAAATGGCAACCGGGATTAATATCATCAATAATTACTTTAAACCGGGTCCCAACACGTATGCTGCTTTTACCAGAATTGTCTCACCTTCAGGCGGGGACGCAGGCGGCGGAGCCTTTTATGTGAATGGAAACTATGTAGCGGGTGATCCTGAAGTAACGGCCAACAATGTGAAAGGCATTATTACGGCAGACACGTATACGCTGAAATCGACGCCATTCGTCTATCCGGATGCGAATGATACCATAGGCGGACCGACAACAACCGATACTGCTGAAACGGCTTATGAGAAAGTGCTTCTTAATGGGGGGGCTTCGCTTCCCAAACGGGATTCTTTGGATGCTCGTATTGTTAACGAAGTGAAGAATGGAACTGGCAGAACGGTGAACACCATTGAAAATGACGGCGGTTTGCCAGAATTATATTCGCTCCCCGCACCTGCTGACAGTGATGGCGACGGAATGCCGGATTCCTGGGAGCTTGGTCATGGACTCAATCCTACCGATAGCGGTTTAGATGCTAGCGGCAACCCGATTCCAGGCAGCCAGAACGGAAGCTTTGGCGATATGGACGGAAACGGATACACCAACCTGGAGGATTACATTAACTCTTTAGCCGATACACCTGTATCGCTTAATCCTACAGTGGTCATCCATGCACCAACTATGCATCAAGCCTATACGATGAGCGAACCGATCCAAATCCGTGCGGATGCTGCGGCTGCCGCTAGCGGCGCGTCGATTGCCAAGGTGATTTTTTATGATCGGGATCAACAGCTTGCCGAGGTAATGAGTGCACCTTACGAGTATACTTGGACAGATGCTCCAGAAGGCCAGCACTATATCTACGCAAAAGCTGTTGACAGTAACGGTGTCATGACTTTGTCGGACGCGGTTGTTACCTATGTGAACGGACCCGAAAACGTTACGTCATGGACTTCGGAAGATATCGGATCAGTCCACATTCCAGGTACTGCCAACTTAACCGGCAACGTATACAAAGTGAAGGGCTCAGGTGAAATTACTACGAACGGCAAATCCGATTCTTTCCACTTTGTGTATAAACCTGTTAAAGGGAATTTTGAAATCTATGCCAATGTCGCATTTGAATCTGAATACGATGACGATGTGAAGGCTGGATTTATGATGCGTGAAAGCCTTGAGCCGGATTCAAAGGCAACGGGAGTGTTCCTGTCAACAGATCCTACGGATGATTTCAGTGTGGACACTAGCGGAAGGAAGATTTCAGTCATTAACCGGAGTGAAACAGGGGGTACGTACACAGAGCAATTACGTAGGAGCGCAAGCCTGAAAGCCCCGTTTTGGATAAAAATGGAACGTCTTGGAAATAAGGTTTCAGGTTATGTTTCCAAAGACGGCTTGGATTGGACGCTTGTTGCTTCGAACGATGTTGACTATGGTGAACCCGTATATGTCGGGATGGCCGTGGACGCTGCGAAATCAACATCCAATATTGATTATTTGATGGCCGCAAGCTTTACAGATCTTACATTCTTTGGCTCAGCGCAGTTTACGCTCGACAATCCTGTGAGTGAAACGGTCGAGACTCCTGCGTATACCCTTACGGGCTCAGTGACTGATCGGGTGAAGATCTCCATTGCTAATAACGGAGTCACGGTTGCAGACGCTGTATATACAGAAGCAGGCGAGAGCTATTCGAAACCAATAACACTAAGTGAAGGCGTCAATACGATCGTCGTGTCTGCAACGAACGAAGAACTATTCGGTCCTGTTGCAAGTACCAAAACGATAGTGGTCACCTACTCGAAAGCATCAGTTGTCTATACCCCTTCTGTTACGATTCCGGCTGTCGTTCATTCACCTGCTTATTCGATTATGGGCAGCATCAGCAGAGATGCAAATGTTACCGTTAAGGTCAATGGCACGGTAGTTCTCGATCACTCTAAAAAGGAGAAAAATGTTTCTTTCACAGTTCCGATATCTTTCAAGGAAGGGTTAAATGAAATTGAAATTTCGAGTATAGACGACTATCAGGTCAGCGGATCACAAACGTATCAGGTGAATTACGTTAAAAACTGGGGGGAGCAGCTGTTTACCATCACAAACTTGACACTGGCGGACCGCAGCGGGAATGCGGTTTCCGGTTTGATTAGTTCTACAGATGCGGCTGTGAACCTTTCAGTTCATAACAATTCGGAAGTACATCAGAATGGAGTGCTTGTCATCGGGTTGTTCGACCAAAGCAATCACATGGTGCGCTACTCTATGGTCTCCGGAACGTTCGCCGCCGGTGAAGATAAGCAAATGAAGGCCTTTATGAAGGCGCCAGATATTGTTTTGGGCTATAAATTAAAAGCCTTTGTTTGGAAGGATACATCAGGTCAAACTCGAATCTCTAACGAAGTTTCGATTCCTTAA